The following proteins are encoded in a genomic region of Paenibacillus sp. FSL H3-0469:
- a CDS encoding bifunctional 3-deoxy-7-phosphoheptulonate synthase/chorismate mutase yields the protein MSNVELDDLRARLDEINGQLLELISERAGIVQEIGVLKEKQGVPKFDPEREKAMLEKMVAGNKGPFTDGTIRTLFKQIFSASLDLQSTEHKKTLLVARKDHAEDTVIELPGGVTVGGLSSLMVAGPCSVESELQTRTVAAALQKAGVKVMRGGAFKPRTSPYDFQGLGMDGLRILREAASEYGLLTISEIVDPRHIEEALDYVDVIQVGARNMHNFELLKAVGEVNKPVLLKRGLSATLDEFVHAAEYIMSRGNMEIMLIERGIRTYERSTRNTLDISAVPILKQECHLPVLVDVTHSTGRKDILIPCAKAALAAGADGIMVEVHPDPATALSDAAQQLNIEEFNTFFNEVKASGLYR from the coding sequence ATGAGTAATGTGGAATTGGATGATCTGAGAGCAAGATTGGATGAGATTAACGGTCAGCTGCTGGAGCTGATCTCGGAGCGTGCCGGAATCGTTCAGGAGATTGGGGTGCTCAAAGAGAAGCAGGGCGTGCCGAAGTTTGATCCTGAACGGGAGAAGGCGATGCTGGAGAAAATGGTGGCCGGCAATAAGGGGCCGTTCACGGATGGAACCATCCGTACGCTCTTCAAGCAGATTTTCTCTGCTTCGCTTGATCTGCAAAGTACGGAGCATAAGAAGACCCTGCTGGTAGCCCGCAAAGACCATGCGGAGGATACCGTTATTGAGCTGCCGGGCGGCGTTACTGTAGGCGGATTATCCTCGCTGATGGTAGCTGGACCATGCTCGGTGGAGAGCGAGCTCCAGACCCGTACGGTGGCTGCAGCCTTGCAGAAGGCAGGCGTCAAGGTGATGCGCGGCGGCGCCTTCAAACCCCGGACCTCCCCTTATGATTTCCAGGGGCTGGGCATGGATGGCCTGCGGATTCTGCGTGAGGCGGCGAGTGAATACGGGCTTTTGACGATCAGTGAGATTGTAGATCCCCGGCATATTGAAGAAGCGCTGGATTACGTGGATGTCATTCAGGTCGGCGCGCGGAACATGCACAACTTCGAGCTGCTGAAGGCGGTAGGGGAAGTGAATAAGCCGGTGCTGCTGAAGCGCGGACTATCCGCCACGCTGGATGAATTCGTTCATGCGGCAGAATATATTATGTCCCGCGGCAATATGGAGATTATGCTGATTGAACGCGGTATCCGTACCTATGAGCGGTCGACGCGCAATACGCTGGATATCTCGGCGGTGCCGATTCTTAAGCAGGAATGCCATCTGCCGGTGCTGGTCGATGTCACCCATTCCACCGGACGCAAGGATATCCTGATTCCATGTGCTAAGGCCGCGCTCGCTGCCGGAGCCGACGGGATTATGGTAGAGGTGCATCCTGATCCGGCTACCGCCTTGTCCGATGCGGCGCAGCAGCTTAATATTGAGGAGTTCAACACCTTCTTCAATGAAGTGAAGGCTTCGGGATTATACCGTTAA
- a CDS encoding PAS domain S-box protein, with protein sequence MLGQHTETSSPFEQAFKTGTAGVAFLSMAEEWMKVNPAVTLLLGYSEEQLLGRSFTAFWDEDSLNIHSYRMGSLRSGAAPFFEAEIKLRHADGSAVPVLLHVAKVSEPSTGEGLYYIVHLAGRPLAAPAEALPGTSERLYQLIAGNIRDIVYYAAPGSVCRYCSPSVEEVLGYRPEELIGRDNSRLVHSEDLALISAQQMADSPDVQLRILHANGQYIWIEFSLRTVEDGGERGVLAVGRDVTRRKIVEQKLQESVERYTSLKKYNHDAIISLDLEGHIINGNEQAVRLTGYTIAEMVGMSVSRIIGEQQLQNVIGPRRQSGSAGQDINLIWHKDGHSVEVLTTLAPIIINESNVGFYIIVKDITEQKQLLIAKETAENTNRAKSEFLAMMSHEIRTPMNGVIGMTDLLLESSEPGSQQREFLEIIRQSGESLLNIINDILDLSKIEAGKISLQDEPFILQHCMDSALELLQLKAERKGLTLSVETGPDVPQRLIGDGGRLKQILLNLAGNAVKFTCTGGVKVSVKRIADGPAGVTLQFTVADTGSGIPEEARSRLFEPFYQLEHFRGRQGEGTGLGLAISKQLAERMGGGIYLDTAAEQGATFVFTVVLRTEAQTLPADGPEGNLPEVQSEGRSLHILVAEDNVINQIVLRKILEKRGFAVDVAEDGRQAVDMTARHGYDLIFMDVQMPGMNGLEATAAIRAEQPADQQPVIVAVTANALKGDRELCLEAGMDEYISKPLRSDSIDKVIGKFFAEQE encoded by the coding sequence ATGCTAGGGCAGCATACGGAGACGTCTTCTCCATTTGAACAGGCGTTTAAGACAGGAACTGCCGGAGTAGCCTTTCTCTCCATGGCTGAAGAATGGATGAAAGTGAATCCGGCGGTAACCCTTTTGCTGGGATATTCCGAAGAACAGTTGCTGGGACGCAGCTTCACAGCGTTCTGGGATGAAGATAGCCTGAACATACATAGTTACAGGATGGGGAGCCTCAGGAGCGGAGCAGCCCCTTTTTTTGAAGCCGAAATCAAGCTGCGCCATGCGGACGGTTCTGCGGTTCCGGTGCTGCTGCATGTGGCGAAGGTGAGCGAGCCTTCGACGGGAGAAGGTCTGTATTATATTGTTCACTTGGCTGGAAGGCCGCTTGCGGCACCGGCGGAGGCACTCCCCGGGACATCTGAGCGGCTATACCAGCTGATTGCCGGCAACATCAGGGACATTGTCTATTATGCGGCGCCGGGTTCAGTCTGCCGGTATTGCTCCCCTTCAGTGGAAGAGGTGCTCGGGTATAGACCGGAGGAGCTGATCGGCCGGGACAACAGCAGACTGGTTCACTCTGAGGATCTGGCCCTAATCAGTGCGCAGCAAATGGCTGACTCGCCTGATGTCCAGCTGCGGATATTACATGCGAACGGCCAATATATCTGGATTGAATTCTCTCTGAGAACGGTGGAAGACGGCGGGGAGCGCGGGGTGCTGGCTGTCGGCCGCGATGTGACCCGGCGCAAGATTGTGGAGCAGAAGCTTCAGGAATCGGTCGAACGGTACACCTCACTGAAGAAATATAATCATGACGCGATCATATCTCTGGACCTGGAAGGCCATATTATTAACGGGAATGAACAGGCGGTACGGCTGACAGGGTATACGATCGCCGAGATGGTGGGCATGAGTGTCAGCCGGATCATCGGCGAGCAGCAGCTGCAGAATGTAATTGGTCCCCGCCGGCAGAGCGGCTCCGCGGGACAGGATATCAACCTGATCTGGCATAAGGACGGGCATTCTGTGGAGGTTCTGACCACCCTTGCGCCGATTATTATCAACGAGTCTAACGTAGGCTTTTATATTATCGTCAAGGATATTACCGAGCAGAAGCAGCTGCTGATTGCCAAGGAGACCGCAGAGAATACGAACCGCGCCAAAAGTGAGTTCCTGGCCATGATGAGCCACGAAATCCGTACTCCGATGAACGGGGTAATCGGGATGACCGACCTGCTGCTGGAGAGCAGTGAGCCGGGTTCGCAGCAGCGGGAGTTCCTGGAGATTATCCGCCAGAGCGGCGAATCCCTGCTCAATATCATCAACGACATTCTCGATCTTTCCAAGATTGAGGCAGGCAAAATCTCACTCCAGGACGAGCCGTTCATTCTCCAGCACTGTATGGATTCCGCGCTGGAGCTGCTTCAGCTCAAGGCGGAGCGCAAGGGGCTGACCCTTAGCGTGGAGACCGGGCCGGATGTGCCGCAGCGGCTGATCGGGGACGGGGGGCGGCTGAAGCAGATCCTGCTCAATCTGGCCGGCAATGCTGTGAAGTTCACCTGTACCGGCGGGGTAAAGGTAAGCGTAAAGCGCATTGCCGATGGCCCGGCAGGCGTAACGCTCCAGTTCACCGTGGCGGATACGGGGAGCGGGATTCCTGAGGAGGCCCGCAGCCGCTTGTTCGAGCCGTTCTATCAGCTGGAGCATTTCAGGGGCCGCCAGGGGGAAGGCACAGGTCTGGGACTGGCAATCAGCAAGCAATTGGCCGAGCGGATGGGCGGCGGCATCTATCTGGATACAGCGGCCGAGCAAGGGGCGACCTTTGTGTTCACCGTGGTCCTCCGGACAGAAGCGCAGACGCTTCCGGCTGACGGGCCGGAGGGGAACCTGCCGGAGGTGCAATCAGAAGGCCGGTCCCTGCATATTCTGGTCGCCGAGGACAATGTGATCAACCAGATCGTCCTGCGCAAAATCCTGGAGAAGCGCGGCTTCGCCGTCGATGTGGCCGAGGACGGGCGGCAGGCGGTCGATATGACGGCCCGGCACGGCTATGATCTCATCTTCATGGATGTGCAGATGCCCGGGATGAACGGCCTGGAGGCCACAGCTGCCATCAGGGCAGAGCAGCCGGCAGACCAGCAGCCAGTCATTGTTGCTGTGACGGCCAACGCGCTTAAGGGCGACCGGGAGCTATGTCTGGAAGCAGGGATGGACGAGTATATCAGCAAGCCGCTGAGAAGCGACAGCATTGACAAAGTAATCGGGAAATTTTTTGCGGAACAGGAATAA
- a CDS encoding response regulator, which produces MEEGKWTVLYVEDNQLNMALVHHIFKRNLPSVLLLKAETAELGLQIAREALPDLIILDIGLPGLNGYEALEILQQEQATCHIPVLATSAFAQNSDIEKARKKGFAEYITKPFQVKAFTETVKRLLYGEDLQKI; this is translated from the coding sequence ATGGAGGAAGGCAAGTGGACGGTACTATATGTGGAAGATAATCAGCTCAATATGGCCTTAGTGCACCATATTTTCAAAAGAAATCTGCCCTCTGTATTGCTGCTGAAGGCTGAAACGGCAGAGCTTGGACTGCAAATAGCCCGGGAAGCTCTGCCGGATCTGATCATCCTGGACATCGGGCTTCCCGGACTTAACGGATATGAAGCTCTGGAAATACTGCAGCAGGAACAGGCGACTTGTCATATTCCGGTGCTGGCGACCAGTGCGTTTGCACAAAACTCGGATATTGAAAAGGCCCGGAAGAAGGGCTTTGCCGAATATATCACCAAGCCCTTTCAGGTTAAAGCGTTCACCGAAACCGTGAAAAGGCTGCTCTACGGAGAAGACCTACAGAAGATTTAG
- a CDS encoding Na-translocating system protein MpsC family protein, which produces MSITELTSQLSSFTGRLLRERFGKGPESIHASIGQQCIALHIRNFIGPVERFLLNKEEEQAFRYTRELLMKSLLPELAAYLKESMAIEVGELFYDWGIHNASGMIVALIKNDDVPIDEYAGREQVHIQINEVTRKVQKEPVHTDSWWLGPRILIIKREGIMIPLEKELIGLGYENTLKTTKRKMEKRYLDDTTTIAQMLGKELADIYVDWDFDKDTSVIAYTFH; this is translated from the coding sequence ATGAGCATTACAGAACTTACTAGCCAACTTTCCAGTTTCACAGGAAGGCTACTGCGGGAACGCTTCGGGAAGGGACCTGAATCGATACACGCCTCGATCGGGCAGCAGTGTATTGCACTGCATATCCGTAATTTCATTGGACCTGTGGAGAGGTTTTTATTGAATAAGGAAGAAGAACAGGCGTTTCGTTATACACGGGAGCTTCTGATGAAGTCCCTGCTTCCCGAGCTTGCAGCTTACCTGAAGGAGAGCATGGCTATTGAGGTCGGCGAGCTTTTTTATGATTGGGGCATTCATAACGCATCGGGTATGATCGTGGCACTCATCAAGAATGACGATGTACCGATTGATGAATATGCCGGGCGCGAACAAGTCCATATTCAGATTAACGAAGTAACCAGGAAGGTCCAGAAGGAACCGGTCCATACGGACTCCTGGTGGCTGGGACCCCGCATTCTAATTATTAAGCGTGAGGGCATCATGATTCCTTTGGAGAAGGAATTGATTGGCCTCGGCTATGAGAATACGCTTAAGACTACCAAGCGCAAGATGGAGAAGCGGTATTTGGATGATACCACCACGATCGCCCAGATGCTTGGCAAAGAGCTGGCGGATATTTATGTGGATTGGGATTTCGACAAAGATACCAGCGTGATAGCCTATACTTTTCACTGA
- a CDS encoding LLM class flavin-dependent oxidoreductase, which yields MNDQGNTHENTLANAQANTQANAQANAQANAQAKEASLPEFEFGIYTLGDIVTDCHTGQRISPAQRLQEVIAAAKLADEAGLDVFGVGEHHRLDFVISSVPVVLAAIAQVTQRIKLTSATTVLSTIDPVRVFEDFATLDLLSGGRAEIIAGRGAFLESFPLFGYELEDYKQLFSENLDLLLTLNQHEVMNWKGKFRSPLHNAEIAPRPLQQKLPLSVGIGGSAESAEKAGTLGIGMAIAILSGSPEPFQNLAGTYRRAGAAAGHQPEDLKIAITSHGFIAKTSQQALDEYYPYYYSYRNSISPRPGQEYRVSRSDFGRFTSPDNTLAVGSPQQIIEKILYQHELFGHNRFMTQLDIGGLPYPKVAAAIELLATEVAPVVRREVAKKQRGISSAQ from the coding sequence ATGAATGATCAAGGGAATACTCATGAGAATACGCTAGCGAATGCGCAAGCAAATACACAAGCGAATGCACAAGCGAATGCACAAGCGAATGCACAAGCGAAAGAAGCAAGCCTGCCGGAGTTTGAATTCGGCATATATACACTAGGCGATATAGTTACCGATTGCCATACAGGGCAGCGGATCAGCCCCGCCCAGCGCCTGCAGGAAGTCATTGCAGCCGCGAAGCTGGCCGATGAAGCCGGGCTGGATGTATTCGGCGTAGGCGAGCATCACCGGCTGGATTTCGTAATCTCATCGGTGCCCGTTGTGCTGGCGGCTATTGCCCAGGTTACACAGCGGATCAAGCTCACCAGTGCTACGACCGTGCTAAGTACCATTGATCCGGTCCGTGTCTTCGAGGATTTCGCCACCCTGGACCTGCTGTCGGGCGGCCGAGCCGAGATCATCGCCGGACGCGGCGCTTTTCTGGAATCCTTCCCGCTGTTCGGCTACGAGCTGGAGGATTACAAGCAGCTGTTCAGCGAGAACCTCGACCTGCTGCTCACACTGAACCAGCATGAGGTCATGAACTGGAAGGGCAAATTCCGCTCCCCGCTGCATAACGCCGAGATTGCTCCGCGTCCGCTCCAGCAGAAGCTTCCGCTCTCGGTCGGCATCGGCGGGTCGGCGGAAAGTGCCGAGAAGGCCGGAACCCTTGGCATCGGCATGGCTATCGCGATCCTGAGCGGCAGTCCGGAGCCCTTCCAGAATCTGGCCGGCACCTACCGCCGCGCCGGGGCTGCAGCCGGCCACCAGCCGGAGGACCTGAAGATCGCCATTACCAGCCACGGCTTCATTGCCAAGACCTCTCAGCAAGCACTGGATGAGTATTATCCTTATTACTACAGCTACCGTAACAGCATCAGCCCGCGTCCCGGTCAGGAGTACCGGGTCTCCCGCAGCGATTTCGGCCGGTTCACCTCGCCGGACAATACCCTGGCCGTGGGCAGCCCGCAGCAGATTATCGAGAAGATTCTCTATCAGCATGAGCTGTTCGGCCATAACCGCTTCATGACCCAGCTCGACATCGGCGGCCTCCCTTACCCCAAGGTAGCCGCCGCTATCGAGCTGCTCGCCACCGAGGTCGCCCCGGTGGTGCGCCGCGAGGTTGCGAAGAAGCAGCGCGGAATTTCCTCCGCGCAATAG